The sequence CCAATCGTCAGAATATCACAATCCACGCTCCGCAGGTCTTGCATAACCTTGATTATTTCATCTTCTCTTTCACCAAAGCCCAGTATTAGCGCAGATTTGGTGTGTATGTCGCTTTTAAGTTCTTTGGCACTTTTGAGGATCTCTAAACTCCTTTTGTAATCCGCACCTTTTCTTACTTGGGCATACAGTCTTGGCACGGTTTCCACGTTGTGATTTAACACGTCCGGTTTTGCATCCAAAACAACTTTTAGCGAATCGTAAGAGCCTCCAAAGTCTGGAATAAGCACTTCAACTTTAATGCCTTCTATGTTTTCCTTCAAAAGTCTTATGCACTTGGCAAAGTGTGAAGCGCCACCATCTTTTAGGTCATCCCTTGTAGGAGAAGTAATGACCACGTATTTTAGGTTTAAAAGCTTAACCGTTTCCAAAAGCCTGTAAGGTTCCTCTTCATCTACGGGAAGGCTTTTGCCCCTTTTGAGGTTGCAAAAGCTACACCCTCTGGTGCAAGTATCTCCCAAAATCATAAAGGTGGCAGTTCCTGAACTAAAGCATTCGGATATGTTTGGACATCTTGACTCTTCGCAAACAGTGTGAAGTTTTGCATTTCTTAAGAGCTTTTTTAGTTGGTGGGTTTTACTGAGAATAAGCACGGGTTTGGTCATTTTGGATTATAATTTTAAATCTAAAGGCGCATAGCTCAGCTGGCAGAGCGCTGGCCCGACACGCCAGAGGTCGGCGGTTCAAGTCCGCCTGCGCCTATTTAAAGATTACCTAACCATTCTCCAAAGCTTTCAAAAAAAGCCTTTATTAGCTTCTCTGAAGGTTCAAGTTGAACCACTATTATATTACCCCTTTTGCCCACCACTACGCCGCTCTTTAACTCTGTTGGCAGTACACAGAAAAGGTGATTGTTTATAACTGAGCTTATACCCAAATACTCTTCAAACTCCTCTTTTTCTGTGCTTATAAGCAGGTCAAAATTCCCGTCTTGAGCAACTTGAGCGTGCAGGTTTTTCAGGTATTCCTCAATCAGTTTTTTAAAGCGTTCGTCTGTCCTTATAAAAACTCTTTTACCTTCCAAAGACTTCCCCCACTGGGACTTTCCACCCGATTTTTCCAAAAGTTTTATCTCTTGGATAAACATACTACTGTCTAAGCCCTTACACATATCATAGACCGTTAGCAGAGCTACAGACACCGCCGTTAAAGCTTCCATTTCGTAGCCCGTTTTAGACGTTCCAAGGACTGTAGAAAAAATTTCCAAGTAATTTTTCCCAACTTTTACTTCCACTTCAACGTGTTCTAAGGGAATGGGATGGCAGAAGGGTAGGAGTTCTGCAGTTTTCTTGCTTGCCATTATGCCGGCTAACCTGCACGCAGACAGCACATCCCCTTTCGGAATTTGCCTACTTAGGATCCTTTGCACAGTATCTTCTTTAAGGGAGATCTTGCCATAAGCCTTGGCAAACCTAAGGGTTATGGGTTTTGTAGATACATCTACGGTTCGCATGTTAGCCTTTTAGAGTTCCTAAAGGTCTGAGCCTTAGCACAAGCTTTGCTATTCCTAAAGCATCCACCACCTTTACTACTTCCGATACGTCTTTGTAAGCTTGAGGGATCTCTTCCGCAACAGTGCCTTTGCCCCTTGCTACCACTACAAGGTCTCCAAGAATCTTCTCCAATCCCTCTTTTTTTACAAATTCCTTGGCTTTAGTTCTGGACATTAATCTACCTGCACCGTGGCATGCGGTCCCAAAGCTAACGTCCATGCTTTTGCTTTGTCCAACCAAAAGGAAAGAATACCTTCCCACGTCCCCCGGTATTATAACTGGCTGACCCACTTTCCTGTAGGCGGGAGGCACTTCAGGGTTTAAAGGTGGAAAGGCTCTGGTGGCACCCTTTCTGTGAACCAATATTTTTTGGGCCTTTCCATCTATTCTATGCTCCTCTATTTTTGCTATGTTGTGGGCCAAATCGTATATTAGCCTGTAGCCCAACTCAGCCCAAGATAGTCCAAAAAACCTCCTTATCGTATCCGCTGTTAAAAACCCAAGGATCTGCCTGTTTGCAAAGGCATAGTTTGCTGCACTGTTCATAGCCTTAAAGTAGGCCTGCCCTTCCGGAGAATTAAAGGGCATGCACGCCAGTTGCATGTCCGGAATGTCTATATCGTATTTCTTCAGCGCATCCTTTGCCGTCTTTAGGTAATCTACACACACCTGATGGCCAAAACCCCTTGAACCAGAATGAACCATAATGCACACTTGACCAAGGCTAAGCCCAAGCTGTTCTGCAACTTCCTCAT is a genomic window of Thermocrinis sp. containing:
- the moaC gene encoding cyclic pyranopterin monophosphate synthase MoaC; this encodes MRTVDVSTKPITLRFAKAYGKISLKEDTVQRILSRQIPKGDVLSACRLAGIMASKKTAELLPFCHPIPLEHVEVEVKVGKNYLEIFSTVLGTSKTGYEMEALTAVSVALLTVYDMCKGLDSSMFIQEIKLLEKSGGKSQWGKSLEGKRVFIRTDERFKKLIEEYLKNLHAQVAQDGNFDLLISTEKEEFEEYLGISSVINNHLFCVLPTELKSGVVVGKRGNIIVVQLEPSEKLIKAFFESFGEWLGNL
- a CDS encoding RtcB family protein, encoding MGLKEELVKVGPYTYELKENTIQGQRVPVYFYLSDRLFEILEEDAIRQAANAATLPGVKKAIYVMPDVHVGYGFPVGGVMATDPEEGGIISPGSVGYDINCGVRLIATNLTADRVYPERKKLMEEILKAVPAGVGSTGKIKLTKSQMEEVAIKGAKWAVEQGFGFKEDLEHIESFGALPNADPSKVSKEAYERGSDELGTVGSGNHFVEVQTIDEIYDEEVAEQLGLSLGQVCIMVHSGSRGFGHQVCVDYLKTAKDALKKYDIDIPDMQLACMPFNSPEGQAYFKAMNSAANYAFANRQILGFLTADTIRRFFGLSWAELGYRLIYDLAHNIAKIEEHRIDGKAQKILVHRKGATRAFPPLNPEVPPAYRKVGQPVIIPGDVGRYSFLLVGQSKSMDVSFGTACHGAGRLMSRTKAKEFVKKEGLEKILGDLVVVARGKGTVAEEIPQAYKDVSEVVKVVDALGIAKLVLRLRPLGTLKG
- the lipA gene encoding lipoyl synthase, with the translated sequence MTKPVLILSKTHQLKKLLRNAKLHTVCEESRCPNISECFSSGTATFMILGDTCTRGCSFCNLKRGKSLPVDEEEPYRLLETVKLLNLKYVVITSPTRDDLKDGGASHFAKCIRLLKENIEGIKVEVLIPDFGGSYDSLKVVLDAKPDVLNHNVETVPRLYAQVRKGADYKRSLEILKSAKELKSDIHTKSALILGFGEREDEIIKVMQDLRSVDCDILTIGQYYQPSVKHHPVVKYYTPEEFEKLKEIALSLGFKYVVSGPNVRSSYKAYHVVYNYSL